From the Triticum urartu cultivar G1812 chromosome 4, Tu2.1, whole genome shotgun sequence genome, the window ctccttttttctCCAACCACATCTTGCGAACCTGATGCGCCCCAACTCCACACACCTCCATTATTTACCTTTGCACGAACTATGCCGTGTACTTCTGTATTCCTTGATCTATAAAAATCACACCAACACATCTCTCTGCTTCTCCTGTACATCGCTTCGTTCGACGCGTCTTCTTCAGACGTTCAGGGCTGACTTCGGAGCAAATTTCTTCACTGCGTCGCTGACCGACAGGAATATTTTGTCGTCGCCGATGAGGTCTGTGAATTTCGCTGACCGCAGCTTCTGGATTACTGCCGGCCCGGGATTGGCGAGGATCAGCTGTAGTTGCACACATGGATTTTTGTTCAGTGATTATTCCATGAACATGCTTGCGGTAGCAGCTAGAAGTTAAACAATTCTGATCCTAGTTTTTGGTATTTTACCTGAATTTTGCGCTTTTCAAGTGCTTTCAGCAACTCTTCCAAAGCATGGATTCCACTTGTGTCGATATCAGTTACCGCTGTTGAAGAGTTAGTTGATCAGTGTTTAGCAATGAATAAATCAAATATTAATTTCCGTATTCTAAAATATAGTAATTCTATTGTCTCCTTACGAGATAGCTCAACAATGAGAAACTCTGTTTTGGACAACTTCTGTTCCTGCTGTTGTTCCTCCTCATCCCTCAGCCATCTCAGGATTCTGAAAATGCGATAATAAATTACTATACTAGTAATGATGCCACTGAATAATATAAATTAGTAAATCTTGTTGAAAGGAAGTTTACCTCTCTTTAACATAATTGGAGTTTGTGAAGTAGATAGCTGAGTCCACTCTGACAATCATAACCCCGGGCACCTTGGTAGCTTCTGGGTATTGTTCAACATTCCTGTAGATCGTTGTTCTTGGGAGGTTGCCGAGTAAAGCTGTTCTCGGCCGTGTTACTTGGAGAAGAATTTTTCCAAGAGATATTGCAACCTATTTCATGCAAGATCCACAATCATCAACCATGTCAGTAGGAGAAATTCAGTTGTAATTAACATGACCGAAATTGTAGTAGCACGCACCGCAATGAGCAAGCCATACTCCACTGATGCAAATACGACCCCGAAGAATGCTCCTAGCAATGCCACGAAATCCATTTTATCAACCTTCCAGATAAGGTACGCCGTCTCATAGTCAACTAGGCTAACCACTGCATTTATGATGATGGAAGCTAGAATGGCATTGGGCGTGTACTTGAACAATGGAGTGATCAACAACAGTGTGAGCATCACTACAATTGCCATAACAACATTGGATACTGCTGTTTTGCAGCCAGCCATGTAATTTACTGCTGATCGCGAGAAAGAACCTGCAGCAAACATATCTTGTCAGTACAATGCTATATTTGCATGTGATATGTGGCTTTTCTCTACTAAATTAGCAATCACCTGTGGCCACGTAGCATGAAGTCATTGAGCCAACAATGTTCATGGTTCCTAGAGCTACCATTTCTTTGTTCCCATCTATTTGGTAGTCCTTCATGGCAGCAAATGTTCTTCCAATTGCGATTGCTTCCTGATAAAGTTTGCATTGGTTTTGACATATTGTTGGATATTCTAAAAAATCTATTCGGAAAAAAATGAAACTAAAAGGTCAATGAAGTTTTTGTTACCGTAAGGGCAACCATTCCAGCTACTACACCAATTCTGAATCCTTTCGCCAAGTATGGGCCAGACCAATATATGAGATGAAATGAAGGTGGATTGATGCCTTGCTTTATATCCTTGACCTGCGATTATCCAGTAATTGATCCACATTGTTATCTTCGACTAATTTTTTACAACTGAAGTTTCTGATGGCAAAAAGTTGCGAGTAGTCAAATAGCGACTTACAATTGCAACGCCCTGCTTGTCTGCATGGGTGATGAACACACAGAAGGTGGATATGACAACTGAAATGAGCGGGGCGATTGCAGAAACCCAGAAGAGCTTCTTATTCTTCTTGGCCTGAATTATTCCAATGGAACAGAATGATCATCACAAATAGTCAAGGGAACCAAGATGCAATTCTGAGCATGTAATATTTTATCTTACGATGTATTTGGTAGTTAGAAGAAACGCCAAGAAGGATGCGCCAATCAATATCGTCTGATAGTTCCACTGAATCAACAACGCAAGGGTAAGCTGATGAAATACCATTTTTTTGTCATCACAGAAGTAACAAAATAGAAAAAAGGTTGAATATCCTTACCCCATGGTGTACATTTCCCCATACTGACTCCATGACCGAGATGATATCAgacttcttggtgaattttttgATGCCAAGGAAGCCTTTGAGCTGCTGAAGGGCAATGGTTACGGCGGCACCCGCCATGAAACCAACGATGGCTGCATGAGACAGGAACTCTATGATAAACCCTAGCCTGCAGCAGATCGATCGAGTCGGGTCAGAGACTACGTAAAGCAGATGAACTTTTCTGGAGTTCATGCCAATATGACATCAGAAACTGCCAGGTCAACGGGCCAAGGACCACGGATGCTCACCTGAAGAATCCAAGCATCGCCTGAGTGATCCCCGCGAAGAATGTTGCGGTGAAGGCCAGCCGGCTGTACTCATACGGATTCTTGACTGGATCGATCTCTTCCTGGAGGAGAGTTCCAAGCAACAGGGACACGACGGCCACCGGACCTATGGCTATATCCCTGGAACTGCCCATCATAGCGTATACCAAAGGCGGAACGAAGCTACTGTCTGCAAAAGAAAATCAGCAAAAAACTCTCATCATCATTATATATAGTTGCAGACTTGTAGGAGCAAAACTGGAACTCTGAGATCTGATCAGTAATGAAAAAGCTAACAGGTATGTTGAACTTACACAGTCCAACATGTGCTGGcaggaaggcaagcttggcataACCGATGTCCTGGCGTAAGATGCCATCAGAGAGCACATGTCAGTCAGAGTACGTTGAAGGGCTGCCTGTGCATGCAACT encodes:
- the LOC125552599 gene encoding sulfate transporter 1.2-like; protein product: MPRTVSDGGEDFDGDVSSQTGSHRYTDSNSTHHHHHHGYKVGFPPAKGLLAEFADGVKETFFADDPLREYKDQPRSKKLWLSLVHLFPVLDWARSYSFGKFKGDFVAGLTIASLCIPQDIGYAKLAFLPAHVGLYSSFVPPLVYAMMGSSRDIAIGPVAVVSLLLGTLLQEEIDPVKNPYEYSRLAFTATFFAGITQAMLGFFRLGFIIEFLSHAAIVGFMAGAAVTIALQQLKGFLGIKKFTKKSDIISVMESVWGNVHHGWNYQTILIGASFLAFLLTTKYIAKKNKKLFWVSAIAPLISVVISTFCVFITHADKQGVAIVKDIKQGINPPSFHLIYWSGPYLAKGFRIGVVAGMVALTEAIAIGRTFAAMKDYQIDGNKEMVALGTMNIVGSMTSCYVATGSFSRSAVNYMAGCKTAVSNVVMAIVVMLTLLLITPLFKYTPNAILASIIINAVVSLVDYETAYLIWKVDKMDFVALLGAFFGVVFASVEYGLLIAVAISLGKILLQVTRPRTALLGNLPRTTIYRNVEQYPEATKVPGVMIVRVDSAIYFTNSNYVKERILRWLRDEEEQQQEQKLSKTEFLIVELSPVTDIDTSGIHALEELLKALEKRKIQLILANPGPAVIQKLRSAKFTDLIGDDKIFLSVSDAVKKFAPKSALNV